Proteins found in one Sporosarcina sp. FSL K6-3457 genomic segment:
- a CDS encoding xanthine phosphoribosyltransferase, with product MKLLQDKIVQDGKVLSDQVLKVDTFLNHQIDPPLMQAIGEEFAARFKDAGITKILTIESSGIAPSMMAGLILGVPVVFARKRKSLTLIDHLYTASVHSFTKKETNDISVSKDFITSEDTVLLIDDFLANGQAALGLLDIVEQAGSKLAGVGIVIEKGFQPGGDLLRKRGIRVESLAIVASLENGQVTFAEEDNLQ from the coding sequence ATGAAGTTGCTACAAGACAAAATTGTACAAGATGGGAAAGTATTATCGGATCAAGTATTAAAAGTGGATACGTTTTTGAATCATCAAATTGACCCACCACTTATGCAAGCCATTGGTGAGGAGTTTGCAGCACGATTCAAAGATGCAGGCATCACTAAAATTTTAACAATTGAATCGTCTGGTATTGCCCCATCTATGATGGCAGGTCTAATTTTAGGCGTTCCAGTCGTTTTTGCACGTAAACGGAAGTCACTGACTCTAATCGACCATTTATATACGGCAAGCGTTCATTCATTTACAAAGAAGGAAACGAATGATATTTCTGTTTCGAAGGATTTCATTACAAGCGAAGATACAGTTTTACTGATTGACGATTTCCTTGCGAATGGACAAGCAGCACTGGGCTTACTCGATATCGTTGAGCAAGCAGGCTCAAAGCTGGCAGGTGTTGGCATTGTTATCGAGAAGGGCTTCCAGCCGGGCGGAGATCTACTACGCAAACGCGGTATTCGTGTGGAGTCATTGGCGATTGTGGCTTCTCTTGAAAACGGGCAAGTGACGTTTGCTGAGGAGGATAATCTTCAGTGA
- a CDS encoding CynX/NimT family MFS transporter: MLTTQHTTRKLTFKRNTWLLLIGVVFIAMTLRSPLTVVGPIISSIRDSLGISNVLAGFLTTIPLLAFAIISPFAPKLARRFGMELTLFGSLILLTAGIIIRSLGTIPTLLIGTFLLGLAIAFGNVLLPSLIKLSFPLQIGLMTGIYSVSMNLSASIAVGVSVPLAQTTFGWQGALGMWSILAFIALLVWLPQLKNKRLAAAPEVSVAKKTIPLWRSPLAWSVTLFMGFQSLLFYTTSAWLPEVLKAQGISADNAGWLVSLLQFSQLPITFIIPIIAGKVKDQRMIVVGVTALYIIGYGGVLVGITSLTALWMIMIGLAGGAAFGLAMMFFTLRTRTPQEAANLSGMAQSFGYALAAVGPVLFGLLHDFTAGWTVPMFILIFASVIVLLSGMSAGKNVFIIPEERE, translated from the coding sequence ATTTTGACTACTCAACATACAACTAGAAAGTTAACATTCAAACGCAATACTTGGCTTCTACTAATAGGGGTTGTATTCATCGCAATGACCCTTCGCTCACCCTTAACAGTTGTAGGCCCTATTATTTCTTCTATCAGGGATAGCCTGGGAATTTCAAATGTCTTGGCAGGATTCTTAACAACGATTCCCTTGCTGGCTTTTGCCATTATTTCACCATTTGCACCGAAGCTAGCACGACGCTTCGGAATGGAGCTCACCCTATTCGGTTCACTTATTTTATTGACAGCTGGGATTATCATCCGCTCGCTAGGCACAATCCCCACTTTACTCATCGGAACGTTTCTACTTGGACTTGCCATCGCCTTTGGGAATGTACTATTGCCAAGTTTGATAAAACTGAGCTTTCCGTTACAAATCGGGCTGATGACGGGTATTTATTCGGTATCCATGAATCTATCAGCTTCTATTGCAGTCGGTGTCAGTGTGCCACTCGCTCAAACGACATTTGGTTGGCAAGGCGCATTAGGCATGTGGTCGATATTAGCATTCATCGCTTTGTTGGTTTGGCTACCGCAATTAAAAAATAAACGCTTAGCAGCTGCGCCCGAAGTAAGTGTGGCAAAGAAAACAATTCCTTTATGGCGCTCTCCTCTTGCCTGGAGTGTCACCTTGTTTATGGGCTTCCAATCTCTGCTCTTTTATACGACTTCGGCCTGGTTACCTGAAGTATTAAAAGCACAAGGCATTAGCGCAGATAACGCGGGCTGGCTTGTCTCTCTTTTACAATTTTCTCAGCTACCGATTACGTTCATTATTCCAATCATTGCCGGGAAAGTGAAAGATCAGCGCATGATTGTCGTAGGTGTTACCGCTTTGTATATCATTGGGTACGGTGGTGTGCTAGTAGGCATCACTTCTCTCACTGCATTATGGATGATTATGATTGGCTTGGCGGGCGGTGCGGCATTCGGGCTAGCGATGATGTTCTTCACATTGCGCACGCGAACACCACAAGAAGCCGCTAATTTGTCAGGCATGGCCCAGTCTTTTGGCTATGCACTCGCTGCTGTCGGACCTGTATTATTTGGCTTATTACATGACTTTACAGCTGGCTGGACAGTCCCTATGTTTATTCTCATCTTCGCTTCCGTGATTGTCTTGTTGTCGGGTATGTCTGCGGGAAAAAATGTATTTATTATTCCGGAGGAGAGGGAATAA
- a CDS encoding exodeoxyribonuclease III, with product MKLISWNVNGLRACVRKGFLDYFNEVNADVFCVQETKLQEGQIDLELDGYYQYWNYAIKKGYSGTAVFTKKQPLSVKYGVGDADTEDEGRILTLEFEQFYLVNVYVPNAQRDLARLPLRLEWEENMRAYLKKLDQHKPVILCGDLNVAHEEIDIRNVKSNIGNSGFTDEERGKMTALLAEGFIDTFRHFHPTQGDAYTWWSYMNKVRERNIGWRIDYFIVSNRLETLLKDATIHPHIMGSDHCPIVLEVQL from the coding sequence TTGAAGTTAATATCATGGAATGTGAATGGCCTGCGAGCCTGCGTACGTAAAGGTTTTTTGGATTATTTTAATGAAGTCAATGCGGATGTTTTTTGTGTGCAGGAGACAAAATTGCAGGAAGGGCAAATCGATTTGGAATTGGATGGTTATTATCAGTATTGGAATTATGCCATCAAAAAAGGCTATTCAGGGACGGCTGTGTTTACAAAAAAACAACCGTTATCTGTAAAATATGGCGTAGGTGATGCCGACACGGAAGACGAAGGACGGATTTTGACATTAGAATTTGAGCAATTTTACTTAGTAAATGTCTACGTACCAAACGCCCAACGAGACTTGGCGCGATTACCTTTGCGCTTAGAGTGGGAAGAGAATATGCGGGCATATTTGAAAAAGCTTGATCAGCATAAGCCGGTCATCTTATGTGGTGATTTGAATGTCGCTCATGAAGAGATTGATATTCGAAATGTCAAATCGAATATTGGGAATTCAGGCTTTACTGATGAAGAACGGGGTAAAATGACGGCATTGTTGGCAGAAGGTTTTATCGACACGTTCCGGCATTTCCATCCTACTCAAGGGGATGCCTACACGTGGTGGTCATATATGAACAAAGTACGGGAGCGCAATATCGGCTGGCGGATTGATTATTTCATCGTATCTAATCGACTTGAAACTTTACTAAAAGATGCAACTATTCATCCGCATATTATGGGCAGTGATCATTGTCCGATTGTTTTGGAAGTTCAATTATAG
- the helD gene encoding RNA polymerase recycling motor HelD produces MNMEIRKEQERVDGVMEIITEQIGKLEDETGRRRKEVVDFRKHFWDDVKVNTDTFDDYLETIIGLRQQSQTLAVNESTHRQASKRLSELRRMQQVPYFGRIDVLEEGTSTVERIYIGVSTLMDESGEDFLIYDWRAPISSVYYDYGPGQVEYTTPGGVIHGVLEKKWQYMISGGMIESMFDTSLTIGDEILQQVLGKGTDKHLNSIVATIQQEQNRIIRHDQGRLLIVQGVAGSGKTSAALQRIAYLLYKYRDRLKADQIILFSPNAMFNSYVSTVLPELGEENMQQVTFQEYLNHRLSDAFQVETAYEQLEFVLTASEDPSYEIRVASIQYKASPRFFEAIQSYRQSLESSGMIFRGIKFRGKSIVSAEQMTENFYSEETSIRFHNRVEKLTEWLNDRVEEVEKRELTKQWVQEEIELLSDEDYRRVHSRLKKKRNFKEGEFDNYEDEIKVLSRLIVRKKLKPLRKRIQALRFIDMKGIYKQLFSDSMQIKPWMEGDTPEKWKEICLLSVKMLDEGKLFYEDATPFLLLKELIQGFQMNSSIKHVLVDEAQDYSTFQFEFLKRLFPAAKMTVLGDFNQAIFAHASEAADFNTLTGLYGPDKTEAITLTRSYRSTKPIVEFTRGLVPNGEQITAFERDGAKPILTQVSNRLELHHSIATNISDLQRQGYNTVAIICKSAAESATAYDALSNQEEIKLVKSGSIEYEQGVVVIPAYLAKGIEFDAVIIYDASAQVYSDESLRRLFYTACTRAMHHLQLYSVGEPSPFLFNIASGSLLKS; encoded by the coding sequence ATGAATATGGAAATTAGAAAAGAACAAGAGCGAGTCGACGGCGTCATGGAAATCATCACGGAGCAGATAGGCAAGCTGGAGGATGAAACGGGGCGTCGTCGTAAAGAAGTGGTTGACTTCCGAAAACATTTTTGGGATGACGTTAAGGTGAATACAGATACTTTCGATGATTATCTGGAAACGATTATTGGATTGAGGCAACAGAGTCAAACGTTAGCCGTAAATGAAAGTACTCACAGGCAAGCTTCCAAGCGCTTATCAGAGCTACGTCGCATGCAGCAGGTACCTTATTTTGGGCGGATCGATGTGCTTGAAGAAGGTACTTCTACCGTGGAACGCATTTACATTGGTGTCTCAACGCTCATGGATGAAAGCGGAGAGGACTTCCTCATCTATGACTGGCGTGCGCCTATCTCGAGCGTCTACTATGATTACGGGCCGGGTCAGGTTGAATACACGACGCCTGGAGGAGTGATCCACGGGGTGTTGGAGAAGAAGTGGCAATATATGATCAGTGGCGGCATGATTGAATCTATGTTCGACACGAGCCTCACCATCGGGGATGAGATTTTACAACAAGTACTCGGCAAAGGCACAGACAAGCATTTGAACAGCATAGTGGCTACCATTCAACAGGAGCAAAATCGAATTATCCGGCACGACCAGGGGCGTCTACTTATTGTTCAAGGAGTAGCTGGCAGTGGCAAAACATCAGCTGCTCTTCAACGGATAGCTTATTTACTTTACAAGTATCGGGATAGACTGAAGGCCGATCAAATCATACTATTTTCGCCTAACGCGATGTTTAACAGCTATGTATCCACGGTGTTGCCTGAGCTTGGAGAGGAGAATATGCAACAGGTCACATTCCAGGAGTACTTGAATCATCGGCTAAGTGACGCATTTCAAGTTGAGACTGCTTATGAGCAATTAGAGTTTGTATTGACCGCCTCGGAAGATCCTTCTTATGAAATTAGGGTTGCGAGCATTCAATACAAGGCGTCGCCTCGTTTTTTTGAGGCAATTCAATCATACAGGCAGTCGCTGGAATCATCCGGCATGATCTTTAGGGGAATTAAGTTTAGGGGGAAATCGATCGTCTCTGCTGAACAAATGACGGAAAACTTTTATAGTGAAGAGACTTCGATTCGCTTTCATAACAGGGTTGAGAAGCTAACAGAGTGGCTGAACGATCGAGTTGAAGAAGTAGAGAAACGCGAACTAACTAAGCAATGGGTGCAGGAAGAAATTGAGCTTCTTAGTGATGAAGATTATCGAAGGGTTCATAGTCGCTTGAAGAAAAAACGAAACTTTAAGGAAGGGGAATTTGACAATTATGAGGATGAGATTAAAGTGCTTAGCCGATTAATTGTTCGCAAGAAGTTGAAACCATTGCGCAAGCGGATTCAGGCGCTTCGCTTTATTGACATGAAGGGGATATACAAGCAGCTTTTCTCCGATTCGATGCAGATTAAGCCGTGGATGGAGGGGGATACGCCTGAGAAGTGGAAAGAGATTTGTCTGTTGTCCGTAAAAATGCTTGATGAAGGTAAGTTGTTTTATGAAGATGCTACTCCATTTTTACTGTTGAAAGAGCTAATTCAAGGTTTTCAGATGAACAGTTCCATCAAACATGTACTGGTAGATGAAGCACAGGATTATTCTACCTTCCAATTTGAGTTTTTGAAGCGGTTATTTCCAGCGGCAAAGATGACTGTGCTAGGTGACTTTAATCAGGCGATATTTGCGCATGCTAGCGAGGCAGCCGATTTCAACACACTTACTGGCTTATATGGACCAGACAAAACGGAAGCAATCACCTTGACCCGTAGCTACAGATCGACAAAACCAATTGTTGAATTTACACGTGGACTCGTGCCTAACGGTGAACAAATTACAGCTTTTGAACGTGATGGCGCTAAGCCTATTCTGACGCAAGTGTCTAATCGGCTCGAATTACATCACAGTATTGCTACCAACATTTCAGACTTGCAGAGGCAGGGGTACAATACGGTTGCGATTATATGTAAATCGGCCGCTGAGAGCGCTACGGCATACGATGCCCTAAGTAATCAGGAAGAAATTAAATTGGTGAAAAGTGGTTCCATTGAATACGAGCAGGGCGTCGTCGTGATACCGGCGTATTTAGCGAAAGGAATTGAATTCGACGCTGTTATCATTTATGACGCATCGGCACAAGTATACAGCGATGAAAGCCTGCGTAGATTGTTCTATACGGCTTGTACGCGAGCTATGCATCATTTGCAGTTGTATAGTGTAGGAGAACCGAGTCCCTTTTTGTTCAATATTGCGTCAGGGAGTTTACTGAAGAGTTAA
- a CDS encoding LacI family DNA-binding transcriptional regulator: MTNIKDLAKIAEVSVTTVSRVLNNHPYVSEEKRNAVLKAIKVTNYNRNINAVHLSRGKTKLIGVVLPFSDHSYFALLLKGIAKQALANNYYLVLFQTDYMERKEIEALQMLKEKQIDGLIICSRTCDMQLIEEHQQFGSIVLSEDVKGQKISSTFVNHYEIFLNALEYLYQKGHRKIGYCIGRSSGSSSFNRELAYRRFHEKYSLPYNPEYIIAECFYFEDGEKIIEQVKNMATPPTALLVTGDQVAAGIVICCQQQQISIPNDLAICGFDNQPIAKMMNITTIEIPVVEMGENLFLQTINKDISNKEIAVKLIERGTV; the protein is encoded by the coding sequence ATGACAAATATTAAAGATTTGGCAAAGATAGCTGAGGTGTCAGTAACAACTGTTTCCCGGGTGTTAAATAATCATCCCTATGTGAGTGAGGAAAAAAGGAATGCTGTATTAAAGGCCATAAAAGTCACTAATTACAACAGAAATATCAATGCTGTTCATTTGAGTAGAGGGAAAACGAAGCTTATAGGTGTTGTTCTCCCATTTTCCGATCATTCTTATTTTGCTTTGTTATTGAAGGGAATCGCCAAGCAAGCATTGGCCAACAATTATTATCTGGTCTTATTTCAAACCGATTACATGGAAAGAAAAGAAATAGAAGCATTGCAAATGCTAAAAGAAAAGCAAATTGATGGGCTGATTATTTGTTCAAGAACTTGCGATATGCAACTAATAGAGGAACATCAGCAATTTGGTTCGATTGTATTATCTGAGGACGTGAAAGGGCAAAAGATTTCCTCTACCTTTGTTAATCACTATGAGATTTTTTTAAATGCATTAGAGTATTTGTATCAGAAAGGTCATAGGAAAATTGGCTATTGTATTGGCAGAAGCTCGGGATCAAGTAGTTTTAATAGGGAGCTGGCTTATAGAAGGTTTCATGAAAAATATAGTTTACCCTATAACCCAGAATATATTATTGCAGAGTGCTTCTATTTTGAGGATGGAGAAAAAATCATCGAACAAGTGAAAAATATGGCTACACCTCCCACAGCATTGCTAGTAACAGGTGATCAAGTTGCAGCTGGTATCGTAATCTGCTGTCAACAGCAGCAAATTTCAATACCAAACGATCTGGCTATCTGTGGTTTTGACAATCAACCTATAGCAAAGATGATGAATATCACTACGATAGAAATACCAGTTGTAGAAATGGGTGAAAACCTTTTTCTTCAGACAATTAATAAGGATATATCAAATAAGGAAATAGCGGTAAAGTTGATTGAAAGAGGAACGGTATAA
- a CDS encoding nucleobase:cation symporter-2 family protein translates to MKATALGLQHVLAMYAGAVLVPLIVGDALGLTSTQLTYLVSIDILMCGVATILQIMNNRFFGIGLPVVLGCSFTAVGPMIAIGGEFGISAIYGAIIVSGVFVIVISRFFGMLVRFFPPVVTGSVVTIIGITLIPVAINNMGGGQGASDFGSMANVSLSFGTLLFIILVYKFSTGFMRAISILLGLVAGTVAATFMEMVDFTAVWEASYIHMVEPFYFGLPTFEWSAIVTMILVAMVSLVESTGVYFALGDICERDIKKEDLEKGYRAEGIAVLLGGIFNAFPYTTFSQNVGLLQMSGVRSRKIILITGIMLITMGFVPKIAALTTIIPVAVLGGAMLAMFGMVVSQGIKMLSKVIGDSQDNSMIIACSIGLGLGVTVAPELFAEFPSGLKILTSNGIVAGSVTAIALNILFNMVPSRKKNIV, encoded by the coding sequence ATTAAGGCCACGGCATTAGGTCTCCAGCATGTGTTAGCGATGTACGCGGGGGCAGTCCTCGTTCCCTTGATTGTAGGTGATGCACTTGGCCTCACCTCTACTCAATTGACGTATCTTGTCTCTATCGATATTTTAATGTGTGGAGTTGCAACGATTTTACAAATTATGAATAACCGTTTCTTTGGCATTGGGTTGCCGGTCGTTTTAGGCTGTTCGTTTACAGCGGTCGGTCCGATGATTGCGATTGGTGGCGAATTTGGAATTTCTGCGATTTACGGGGCTATCATTGTGTCAGGAGTGTTCGTTATTGTCATTAGCCGATTTTTCGGTATGCTTGTGCGCTTTTTTCCTCCTGTCGTCACGGGGTCTGTCGTAACGATTATTGGAATTACATTGATTCCTGTTGCGATTAATAATATGGGCGGTGGACAGGGAGCGAGTGATTTCGGCTCGATGGCCAATGTGTCATTATCATTCGGAACATTGCTATTTATCATTCTGGTCTATAAATTTTCTACGGGCTTCATGCGTGCGATTTCCATTTTACTAGGGTTAGTTGCAGGGACGGTCGCTGCGACATTTATGGAGATGGTAGATTTCACAGCTGTTTGGGAGGCATCATATATTCATATGGTGGAGCCATTTTACTTCGGTCTACCGACGTTCGAGTGGTCGGCCATCGTGACGATGATTTTAGTCGCTATGGTTTCATTGGTCGAATCAACAGGTGTGTACTTTGCACTCGGCGATATTTGTGAACGAGATATTAAGAAGGAAGATCTTGAAAAAGGGTATCGTGCAGAAGGAATTGCCGTCTTGCTCGGTGGGATTTTCAATGCCTTTCCTTATACAACGTTCTCGCAAAATGTCGGCTTGCTGCAAATGTCAGGTGTCAGATCACGCAAAATCATTTTAATTACGGGTATCATGCTTATTACAATGGGATTTGTTCCTAAAATTGCTGCGCTGACAACCATTATTCCAGTCGCTGTTCTAGGCGGGGCGATGCTTGCCATGTTTGGAATGGTTGTTTCCCAAGGTATTAAAATGTTAAGTAAAGTGATCGGTGATTCTCAGGATAATTCCATGATTATTGCTTGTTCAATTGGACTCGGACTAGGTGTAACAGTTGCACCTGAGCTGTTCGCAGAATTTCCTTCAGGTCTCAAGATTTTAACGAGCAACGGCATCGTCGCGGGAAGTGTAACGGCGATTGCGTTGAATATTTTATTTAATATGGTTCCTTCGAGGAAGAAAAACATAGTGTAA
- a CDS encoding SRPBCC family protein — protein MIATIEQHEQGYVAYSERHIKHSVQEVWAMLTDNAKLEKWFQELRVGELREGGFMQFDMSEGQFEKLEILAYAVHSVLEFDWFGDIVRFELQPEQEGCLLIFIESFSVITDQTIKDLAGWHVCLNVIELLLDNKPIHSRVDDWQEWHKQYEQAMQPLKIID, from the coding sequence ATGATTGCTACTATTGAACAGCATGAGCAAGGCTACGTTGCTTATAGTGAACGTCATATTAAGCATTCCGTGCAAGAAGTTTGGGCGATGCTGACGGATAATGCAAAATTGGAAAAGTGGTTTCAAGAGCTGCGTGTAGGAGAACTTCGTGAAGGTGGCTTTATGCAGTTTGATATGTCAGAAGGCCAGTTTGAAAAACTTGAGATATTGGCGTACGCCGTGCATTCGGTTTTAGAATTTGATTGGTTTGGTGACATCGTTCGTTTTGAGCTACAGCCAGAGCAAGAGGGTTGTTTGTTAATTTTTATAGAAAGTTTTAGTGTGATTACTGATCAAACAATCAAAGACTTGGCAGGGTGGCATGTTTGTTTAAATGTAATTGAGTTATTGCTTGATAATAAGCCGATTCATTCCAGGGTGGATGACTGGCAAGAGTGGCATAAGCAATACGAACAAGCTATGCAACCGTTGAAGATAATCGATTGA
- a CDS encoding NupC/NupG family nucleoside CNT transporter, whose translation MNFIFLLTGVLFVFGIAFLVSNDRKRIKYKRILIMLAVQILLVYTMMNTNVGLIAITKVGLFFEKLLAIADTGVQFVFGGMVNEGATTFFFVALLPLVFMAVLIGILNYIKVLPFIIKYLGLLLSKVTGMGKLESYFAVSTSVLGQPEVFLTISKQIPFLSQQRLYTICTSAMSAISMAMVGAYMTMIEPKFVVTAVVLNIFSALIVANIINPYDVDEKEDLVQIEENERVPFFQMIGDSIMDGFKIVIVVAAMLLGFIALMELINVIFQSVFHISFQTIIGHIFAPIAFLMGVPWAEAVQAGGIMATKLITNEFVAMLKFGTISSELSDKTIAIVSVYLVSFANFGTIGIVSGSIKSISEKQGNYVSKFALKLLLGATLASVISGTIMGMII comes from the coding sequence TTGAATTTCATTTTCTTACTAACAGGAGTTTTGTTTGTTTTCGGTATCGCCTTTTTAGTTAGCAATGATCGGAAAAGAATAAAATATAAACGTATTCTGATTATGCTAGCTGTACAAATACTATTGGTATACACCATGATGAATACAAATGTAGGGCTTATTGCGATTACCAAAGTGGGCTTGTTTTTTGAAAAGCTCCTAGCGATTGCCGATACAGGTGTTCAATTTGTATTTGGCGGCATGGTAAATGAAGGCGCCACAACATTTTTCTTTGTCGCATTATTACCTCTTGTTTTCATGGCAGTGTTAATCGGCATACTGAATTACATAAAAGTTCTACCGTTCATCATAAAATATTTGGGGTTATTGTTAAGTAAAGTAACAGGAATGGGTAAACTGGAAAGCTATTTTGCGGTGTCAACGTCTGTACTTGGGCAGCCAGAGGTATTCTTAACAATCTCCAAGCAAATTCCATTTCTTTCTCAGCAAAGACTGTACACCATTTGTACGTCAGCCATGAGTGCAATCAGTATGGCGATGGTAGGCGCTTATATGACGATGATTGAGCCGAAATTTGTTGTAACGGCTGTCGTGCTCAATATATTTAGTGCACTTATCGTTGCTAACATTATTAACCCATATGATGTAGACGAAAAAGAGGATTTAGTGCAAATTGAAGAGAATGAACGGGTCCCTTTCTTCCAAATGATTGGCGACAGTATCATGGATGGATTTAAAATTGTCATTGTCGTTGCTGCTATGCTATTAGGATTTATCGCCTTAATGGAATTGATTAACGTGATTTTCCAAAGCGTATTTCATATTTCCTTCCAAACAATTATTGGTCATATTTTTGCACCTATTGCCTTCTTGATGGGGGTTCCGTGGGCAGAGGCTGTACAAGCAGGTGGCATTATGGCTACAAAACTGATTACGAATGAATTTGTTGCGATGTTGAAATTTGGTACAATTTCAAGTGAGCTTTCCGACAAAACGATTGCCATTGTTTCCGTCTATTTAGTCAGCTTTGCAAACTTCGGAACGATAGGTATTGTGTCTGGCTCCATCAAATCAATTAGTGAAAAACAAGGTAATTACGTATCAAAATTTGCTTTGAAGCTGTTATTAGGGGCAACGCTCGCTTCTGTTATTTCAGGGACAATCATGGGGATGATTATTTAA
- a CDS encoding EamA family transporter: MMKTYLYPLLVIIAASSYGVVSTIIKLAMNSGFSAAEAVTSQFFFGFCIAVCLFILTNRTKLSFKGIKPLIFAGVLTGLTNIVYGHSLNYLPASLAVVLLFQFTWIGVVISCLSKRQFPSRIESISLLILIIGTIPAAGLIDVDVSQIPLQGWFWGLAAALCYSLFLFANGRATTNMTTTNRLVLVSFFAFMMSVAFQSPEVIWNGTLFNEGLWVYGLLLGLFGMIIPVFLFTIAVPKVGLGMSSILSSIELPIAVMVSVILLSETVSTLQIVGIVIIILGMSLPILLNRNRLSAKKKIA; this comes from the coding sequence ATGATGAAAACATATCTGTATCCTTTGTTGGTCATTATAGCCGCTAGTAGCTACGGTGTCGTTTCAACCATCATAAAATTGGCTATGAATAGTGGATTTTCAGCTGCTGAAGCCGTTACGAGTCAATTCTTTTTTGGTTTTTGTATCGCCGTTTGTCTTTTCATCCTGACAAACAGAACAAAATTAAGTTTTAAAGGCATTAAACCTCTTATCTTCGCCGGGGTTCTTACAGGCTTGACGAATATTGTCTACGGGCATTCTTTGAACTATTTACCAGCTTCTTTGGCTGTTGTTCTACTGTTTCAATTTACGTGGATAGGCGTAGTAATTTCTTGTCTATCAAAACGCCAATTTCCAAGCCGAATTGAATCAATTTCTTTACTCATATTGATTATTGGAACGATACCCGCCGCCGGTTTAATAGACGTTGATGTTTCCCAAATCCCTTTACAAGGATGGTTTTGGGGGCTGGCAGCAGCTCTTTGTTATTCCCTATTTTTATTTGCTAACGGTAGAGCGACTACCAATATGACGACTACGAATCGTTTAGTGCTAGTTTCTTTCTTTGCATTTATGATGTCTGTTGCTTTTCAATCTCCAGAAGTCATTTGGAATGGAACTTTATTTAACGAAGGGCTTTGGGTTTATGGTTTGCTATTAGGATTGTTTGGGATGATTATTCCCGTTTTTTTATTCACAATTGCAGTACCCAAAGTCGGATTGGGTATGTCCTCGATACTGAGTTCGATTGAATTACCAATTGCGGTAATGGTTTCAGTCATATTGTTAAGTGAAACTGTTTCTACACTACAAATTGTAGGTATCGTCATCATTATTCTTGGCATGAGCTTACCAATCCTGCTCAATCGAAACCGATTGTCAGCTAAAAAGAAAATCGCATAG